Genomic DNA from Veillonella criceti:
TCACTGTAAGTTGTATAAATAGAAGCAAATACAGGTTGTTTACGAGCTTCACCTAAGAAGTCATTAACAACAGTAGCCATCTGTTCAGGTGTATCCCCTGCTTTGTTAATGATATACATGGAGAACCCGCCTGTGTTACCTAAACCTGGAATTGGTGGTGGGTTCATTGGCAAAATTGTAGCTTCTGGAATAGTGGCTGAAAAGCCCATCAATCTGCCAATTTTAGAATCTACATCCTGCCCTGCACCTTTACGCTCACTCCAATCAGCTAACGTAGCAAACATCAAGCCACCACTTGTTTTCTGTGCATTAGATAAGATGTCGAATCCAGAAATCCCCGCTTTATCCACAATATCAGGGTCTTGATTCATAAATTCTGTTACTTTTTCAATAACACCCATAGTACGGGAAGACGTAGCCCCTTCCGGTAAGCTAATAGCAACCATGTAGTAGCCATTATCCTCAGAAGGAACAAAGGCTGATGGTAATACGCGGAACACGCCTACAGAAACCAAAACAAAACCAATTAGTACAACGACTGTTAGCCATAAGTGTTTTGCTAGGCGAGCTAATTGGAAACCATACCAATCACTAAAGCGTTCTAACTCATCATTGAATTTATTAAGACCACGATGAATGAAATCTTCTTTTTCTTTTGGCACATGTGGTTTTAACATCATAGAACAGAGCGCTGGCGTCAATGTTAACGCAACAAACGCGGAAATTGCTACAGATACAGCAATCGTCAAAGCAAACTGTTTATACAAAATCCCTGTCATACCGCCCATAAAGGATACTGGTACGAATACCGATGCCAATACAAAGGCGATACCAACTACTGGACCTTGTACATTTTTCATCGCCTCAATCGTTGCCTCATGAGGTTTTAAACCATTGACTTTAATTTCATATTCTACGGCTTCAATAACAACGATAGCATCATCGACAACCAGACCAATAGCCAATACCATGGCAAACAAAGTCAATGTATTGATTGTAAATCCTAATACCTCAAAGGATGCGAATGTACCTAACAAAGATACTGGTACAGCAATCATTGGAATCAACGTGGAACGCCAGGACTGTAAGAAAATGTACACAATCAAGGCAACCAAGATCAAGGCTTCCACAAAAGTATGAATAACTTCTTCAATAGATGCGGTAACGAAGTTTGTATTATCTACGATAATAGTATATTCAACACCAGGTGGTAAACTTTCTTTCTGTTGTTCTAATACTTGTTTTACTTTAGTAATTGTTTCAATCGCATTAGCATCACTTGTTAACGATACGGCGAAGGCTGCCATTGGTTTGCCATCACTCTTAGCACTGAAACCATAATCTTTAGATCCTAATTGAATATTAGATACATCTTTAAGACGTAACAAGTTACCATTATTATCAGTCTTAATAATAATATTACCAAATTCTTCTGTAGTCATTAAACGACCTTGAATTGTAATATTATGTGACACTTGTTGCACACTTGGTGTTGGATCTGTACCAAGAGAACCTGCGGCCGCTTGCTTATTCTGTGTAGAAATAGCATTAACTACTTGAGCAATTGTCACATTATGCTGCGCCATCTTAGCTGGGTCTAACCAAACACGCATAGCAAAGTCAGAACCGAATTCTTGAACACTACCTACCCCATTGATGGATTTAATCTCATCCATCATATAGTTAGATGCATAGTTTTTCAAAAATGTCTGGTCATAGGTACTTTCATCAGTTGACTTCAAGGCAAATACTAAGGACATATCGCCTGTAGATTTAGTTGTAATTACACCAACGTTTTGAACTTCAGAAGGTAATGACGCTAATGCACGTTGCACACGGTTCTGCGTGTTAACGGTATCCATATCTGCATCAGTGCCTTGATTAAATTGAACTGTCAAAGAGTAAGTACCGCTACTACTACTTGTGGACATCATATAGTCCATATCCTGTACACCAATAATCTGAGCTTCAATAACAGACGCTACAGTATCACTAACAACAGATGCAGAAGCACCGACATAACTAGTGCTTACACGAACCTGTGGTGGCGTAATTTCTGGATAACGAGCAATTGGCAAAGTAAACATAGATACTAAACCAACAATCGTAATAATCAAGGACAAAACGATGGCGAATATAGGTCGGTTTATGAAAAATTTCGACACGATATCCCCCCTTATTTAGTCTTTTCTACTTGGTCTTTAGTTAAGGCCGTGGCATTAACTTTCACACCATTACGAATCTTAGTCAAACCATCAACAACAACTGTTTCACCTGGTTTTAAACCACTTTTAACAATCGTATAAATTCCCTGTGTACCACTTGTAACTACTGGCACCTGAGTTACCGTACCAGATTCATCTACCGTATATACAAACGATTTATCCAATACCTGT
This window encodes:
- a CDS encoding efflux RND transporter permease subunit → MSKFFINRPIFAIVLSLIITIVGLVSMFTLPIARYPEITPPQVRVSTSYVGASASVVSDTVASVIEAQIIGVQDMDYMMSTSSSSGTYSLTVQFNQGTDADMDTVNTQNRVQRALASLPSEVQNVGVITTKSTGDMSLVFALKSTDESTYDQTFLKNYASNYMMDEIKSINGVGSVQEFGSDFAMRVWLDPAKMAQHNVTIAQVVNAISTQNKQAAAGSLGTDPTPSVQQVSHNITIQGRLMTTEEFGNIIIKTDNNGNLLRLKDVSNIQLGSKDYGFSAKSDGKPMAAFAVSLTSDANAIETITKVKQVLEQQKESLPPGVEYTIIVDNTNFVTASIEEVIHTFVEALILVALIVYIFLQSWRSTLIPMIAVPVSLLGTFASFEVLGFTINTLTLFAMVLAIGLVVDDAIVVIEAVEYEIKVNGLKPHEATIEAMKNVQGPVVGIAFVLASVFVPVSFMGGMTGILYKQFALTIAVSVAISAFVALTLTPALCSMMLKPHVPKEKEDFIHRGLNKFNDELERFSDWYGFQLARLAKHLWLTVVVLIGFVLVSVGVFRVLPSAFVPSEDNGYYMVAISLPEGATSSRTMGVIEKVTEFMNQDPDIVDKAGISGFDILSNAQKTSGGLMFATLADWSERKGAGQDVDSKIGRLMGFSATIPEATILPMNPPPIPGLGNTGGFSMYIINKAGDTPEQMATVVNDFLGEARKQPVFASIYTTYSDGTPTYDFDINRDKAARDGVSVADIFTTLQGFYGSIQVNDFNEFGKNYKVVIQAQQDYRMSPENNNNIYVASSSGTLYPVANYIKSTATTSVSTITRFNNYPAVKIGGNQGAGYSSGDAIAALEEAAKNLPQGYTYDWADQSREEVKAGTQTILILGMGIIFVFLVLAALYESWKVPFAVLFSVPSGIVGAALIPWLLNLTGAYSLTNDIYLQIGLLTLVGLAAKNAILIIEYAKIRVDERGMRFVDAAIEAAKIRLRPILMTSLAFILGCIPLAISSGAGAGARVSMGITVVAGMTSATLFGIFVIPMLFILIENIGFGKKNKKH